CTGCTTCCAGTGGGGAGTGAAGTCGGTCTTGCACTGGGCACAGTGGAAGGGCTCAGTGTTGGACAACGAGCCCCGCATCTtacctgaggacacacacacacacacacacacacacacacacacacacaaaagagagactGTGAAGGGAATCTGCAGGTTCATATATGGCTTGGACAGGCTGAAGGACGTCCCAAGTCTCAGGTGTCCCTCTAATACACTCTCTAGACCCATATTTCAGCGGGGTCCAGATTTAAACCTTCTCCTCCCACCTTGCCATGTCAGACACCCATCTGCTGCCACTAAACAAGTCCCCAACGCcactcctcatccccctctacTAATCTAACTTCATCAGACTCATATTTCTACAGTTAGTTTCTTGCTGTGCTCCACAGAAATAGAACATGTTGAATTTCACACAATGGACCTGGCTGCTCATCACAACAGTAAGCTTAATATCAATGACGGAAGAGGAAAGCAATGAAGCTCTTTGTTCAATCTGGCCAATCAGTCCAAGACTGTGCAATACATTCTCAATACAAGATGCACGGATGCCCTGCAATGAACACCATAGAAACCAGGTATTAGTAGGAAGTAGTGAGCACAGACATACAGCTGCACTGCAACTCACTCTATTTCTatgctgtatttctctctcttttggtgATCTCCTTGATTATTATAACATTACTGCTCTACCCATTCCCTCCTTACTATGTACTAAAATGAATCTAAGCCCACTGCTCCTCCCGTGgtcctcctctctcaccatGGTGCTGGCTGTCGATGACGCTCTGGACCACCTCCTCCAGCCCCACCATGTAGATGAACTCGCTGTTGGCGGCCGAGGGCAGGAAGTGGAGGAGCGGGGCGGGGGGCTTGGGCGGCGGGATCTCCAGCAGGGTCTTCTCCAGCTGCTTGCGCAGGGCCAGCTTGGCCGCCGCCTGGCTGCTGGCCTGGTCCTGCATGGAGGCCACCGAGTTGGCGCTGGGCATGCTGGAGGGACTCACGGCGCCCACGCCCCCGACTCCGCCGACCCCGACGCCGGCCACCCCGGCCGCGCCCGCGGCCTGCATGTGGGCCAGGTTCATGTAGATGGCCGAGGAGGAGGCCGAGCGCTGGGAGGCCGCCATCTGCTGGCTGGTGGCCTGTATTGAGATAAAGAGTAAAAGAGACAAAAGGTATATTAGTCAGCAAAAGGAAAGTGGTTACATATGTGTAGATGTGCAGGTTCAAAGAGTAAAAATCCTGCCTTGTCTCTGCTCCAACCATGCTCTAAGCCTGCTGATTTGACCCAAAAGTTCATCCTAGCTGATGAATGCTGCTaatcccaaaaaaaacaaaatccaaCAAAATCCAGATGTTTACTTCGAAATAATTAAAAAGACTTTTCATGAACTAGGGAACGAGCACTCTAGGTGCTGCCTGCCTTATAGATACATTTTAACACATATTTAATGATTACACATAAATGTAAGTATacaaaagaaatgtgtgtggtgtgtaatgaCTGTTCGCAAACAATGAACAGCATTATGTTACAGCAAAATATCAGTAACGAAAAAGACTCAATTGCAGGACTTGCtgagtaagcatgtgtgtgtgagacaatgaCAAACACCGGAGATCGGATAGTACCTGCTGGTAGCTGACAGCATTACCCATGCCCCCTGTAGATGGGCGGCCCATGCCAGGCTTGGAGGGCAGCCTTTGGCCCTGGAGCTGTGCCGGGTTGGGGGCAATAACCCTCTGTGACATCATCATCGGGGGCAGATTGGCGTTGGTGGCTGACCTGATCACTGTGTGACCCTGGAACAGGAAATGGGGATGGATGTCAATCTAATGTGAGGTGTATGAGGCTGAGAGACCACTGACGCCAAAACCATGCTGACTATTTTACACTTGGTGTCTATGGGGAATCACTAACGGTGTGTAGTACCATATATGACCACTAGGTGTCAGCAGACACCCATTTGTCATTGAGGAATCCAGCTTATGCAAAAGTGTATATGTAAGGAACTGGGAATAAGAACGGACAAAGCCAGATCAACAAACTGCCCAGGACACACCTAATGGCGGGTGCCTTGACAACGGGAATGTACTCTTAGGAGCACAGACTTCTGGAAAATATAGGATTATCTACTAATGTAATGTGAGGTCACCCATGCAAATACTACCACAGACCCACAAGTGACTAGTAATGGAATTCATCTGGTCAAATATAATTTTACTGTATGCAGTATAGGAGACAGTATATTAAAGCATTGCACAGCCTAAAATGGCAGACCACAAACATTATGCCTTCATTCCATCTTCACAAACTAATGCTTACAACACGCatattctctctttcatgttctctctctctcctcctcctcctcctcctcctcctgctcctccctccACCGCTCTCACACATTGCGTACACACCTGTGCAGTACGGAGGTTCTGGGGCTCTGTGGTGTGCAGGCCTGGTCTCACGGGCATCTTGCCCAGACCCTGAGGGCTGTGCATGGGGGAGGGCTGCACTGAAGAGGGGGCATTCTGGACTACCGGCACCTGgggggaacagaaagagagagagaaaattagagaaaggcagagaaagaaagaaagaaagaaagaaagaaagagagaagggaaaagaaagaaagatggatatATATTCTGAACGAGAGAGGGCTGGAGAAACGAAGAGGCATAAAGAGACGCAGGGTTAAACACCCCCTGCAGTAACGCTGCACTGCTTTCCAGCCAGTGTCAAGGACATTAAATCAGGCCCAATGAAAAGCTCGCGGCAGCCTGAAAACACAGGATCAATACCAGCAGCTACATCAGTTACACTCTTAACTGTCTGTGAGCTGCATGCCAACGAAGTAGACAGCCCAAGACTGAGGGACTTCAGAGTCAATGGCTTACGGGTtgaaggatttgtgtgtgttttgtgtgtgtgtgtgtgtgtgtcaactgtgGGTCTGCTAACAATGCACTGAGCCTGTTGATTTTACTCATtagttgtgttatgtgtgtgtgtgtgtgtgtgtgtgtgtgtgtgtgtgtgtgtgtctacgtgtagAGGGGGACAGCGGAGATGTTACTACTTAAAGTGAGATGGGACGTGTGGAGTAGGCATCTCAATGTCACAGTGCTGGGGCAAACATGGCAGGCAGGTGTGATATGGTATTGGAGgacgacccccccccaccccaccaccaccacagcctgcTACCCCGGCTGACCTGGTTGTTTATGCATCTGATCGCAAAGTTGCTGCCTTTCAAATGCTAAAtaactccctctgtgtgtgtgtgtgtgtgtgttttcataaacATTTTCTACTTTTGAATCAGTCCTTAGTGAATCcatattaaatatttaacaaGGATGGAGGACAAGTCTAAAATTCAATattgcaaaacaaaaacaaacaaattaaaaaaaaaaaaaaaaaacttgcagtTTTGGTTCCAGAAAATTGTGGTTCAGTGGTTCTGATTCGAAGGACCAATCGATGAGCACAGTCCATCACAACAGAAAACTCTCATTCCAAACTCCTACTATAGCAACTGATGCCATGGTACTCTCTTGTTTGGCCCATCCAATGATTGAGTAATATGCCTGCTCTTGTCAAAAGAGCCAATCACAGtgaaacaccaccacacccatTCATTTCATATGGGCGCTCACATGTGGACACAACCCCAAAGAGCCCCTCTCTGTATAGTTTTATGCCTATAGTCATTTCTATGGTCCCCTGTGGCACTTTGTACAGGGATGGCAGTGCCAAGACGTAGGTAGTGAAGATACTAAACTATGATAAACATTAGACACACGCTGCGTTCCTGTTACGAGTTCCAATAGCAAATCCAAACAAGTCCGCTATAAAACATTCTCTGCCGAGGAATGTGAACGCTTAGCTTGGCAAATACCTCACCCCGTCTGAGCGTAGACAGACGCAACGTCCAGCAGGACTACAGAAGCTCATTCCTGAGCCCCTCCACACCTCTTGTGCCTTGTATGCAGACTTCACTCCTAATAAGCCCATTACAATAACAAGCATCTGTAATGAAGCACTTGGTATTCCGGCCAGGTACCAACCATGGCCCATGCTTCAGGTGAGGATCTGTGCCCGGCTAATTAGGAGGCAGCGATACGCCTGTAAAGCACAATACGCTCTTCTCAACGTCCGCTAAGCACGGGGCATGGGGTTGGGGCATGGAGGGGGACCTTCAGAGGAGGGCGTGAAAGTGTGATAAGGATGTAAGGGGGGTTAAAGGGGTAATTTAGAGACGTATGAGGGTTAAAGGACCTACAGGGGCAGATAAGAGGGTGTTAAGACATTGGGTAAGTTGGGTATCTGCGGGTGAAGATTGATGATGGGGATAATATGGAGTTGCATGGGATGAGGTGGGGGTTATAAGGGGGGGACCGACTTGACTGACACGGGCAATAATAGATTATTAAGGTGTAGTAAAAGGTTTATATAGGTCGGTAACTACTGATACTGGTCATAATAATGAATGATAAGGCTATAGCCTTTCCAACTACGAGCAGTGAACTTAGGAACCAAATTTTCAAGCATAGCTATTTCATCTCCAAGTCTAGTTACGACTAGCACCTCTTCAGCAACACTGACAGCTTGTGAACTCATATGGAAAAGCCAGACTGCCCTGAAAAATTCTCAATGCGCCAAGATGTTTTTAGACTTTCTCCATCTCGTATTCAAGCCTAAAGCCGGTCCactatgtttctttttttttcttatcacGGAATGAAGGCGAGTGTGCCTTCAAGGAATAGCAATGATATTACACTGGCACAAGAGAGGGCATGAGAAAAGGATAGTTGGGAGTGTAGAGATTTGATGGTGATGATACTGATGgcgagagaggaaaacaggggTATGTGCACGGAGGTAACTTGAGTTAGTGTTAACACCCCTGGGCTTCCCGTCTGGGGCATTACTCAGGTCTTATGACTTCCCATTCATGAACCCTTTAACCAAGCCAGTCCTTTGAGATTCACATTTCTCTGTAAGGGGGGAGACGTGACAAAGATGGTGGCCCATGAGTAGAGACAGTGGTGTGAGAGGAGcagttaggggtgtgtgtgtgtgtgtgtgtgtgactgaccttcTGGACCACGTTCTCCTTCTGCATCTGGCTCTGGCGGAGCTTCTTGAGCAGCACAAGCCGAGCCTCCTCCAGACGCAGCTCCTCCCGCAGGGCCTTGATCATCTGTTGACGCTCCTCGCCCGTcttcccctgacacacacacacacacacacacacacacacacacacacacacacacacacacacacacacacacacacacacacacacacacacacacacacacacacacacagagataacttTTAAGGCGGTGCCTAATTGGGGTAAATATACAACCCTCACAGAGCAATGCATCTCACCCAAACATATACCCCTAAAGCCCTACAGGGCACCCCTATAGAGTGGTCACATCTGCATTATTCTGATTCTTCTATCCTTCCCTTGGTTTTTTTAAATTGTGCTTTTAATCTTCATggttcttttcctttctccctcttctctcactATTCCTCACCAACGTGCCTGATTCCCTCTCTCACAAAGTGTCGTGTCTTAGAAAGCACCTTGCCTGACATGCACGCATTGTCTCCATCCATACGGAGAAATAGAATTTAAAAATTCATTACAGAGAGATCCCGAGATTACTTGTCACGGTATGAACTGGTAGGcccagaggttttttttaaaacgCATGTGCCTCAAGCCATTCAAAACTATTGCTAACATGTCCAGTCACGCGCAGCAAGGTCAAAAAGGTCACTCGTCGAAAGAATACGACTAGTTTGTTCAGAGCCACCAAAAGTTCAGAAAACATTATCAAGTGAGGGGCTGACATGAAGAAGCCTGTGATGAAGTCCTCCTCAAATGACTAAAACATCTGGCTCATGATGACCATCACAGACATGCATATATACTGTCCACATAGGACACATGGTGCTTGTCTATCCTCTGTAGAGTCCTCCAGAGAGAGCATGtttcagagaggggggggggggggNNNNNNNNNNNNNNNNNNNNNNNNNNNNNNNNNNNNNNNNNNNNNNNNNNNNNNNNNNNNNNNNNNNNNNNNNNNNNNNNNNNNNNNNNNNNNNNNNNNNNNNNNNNNNNNNNNNNNNNNNNNNNNNNNNNNNNNNNNNNNNNNNNNNNNNNNNNNNNNNNNNNNNNNNNNNNNNNNNNNNNNNNNNNNNNNNNNNNNNNNNNNNNNNNNNNNNNNNNNNNNNNNNNNNNNNNNNNNNNNNNNNNNNNNNNNNNNNNNNNNNNNNNNNNNNNNNNNNNNNNNNNNNNNNNNNNNNNNNNNNNNNNNNNNNNNNNNNNNNNNNNNNNNNNNNNNNNNNNNNNNNNNNNNNNNNNNNNNNNNNNNNNNNNNNNNNNNNNNNNNNNNNNNNNNNNNNNNNNNNNNNNNNNNNNNNNNNNNNNNNNNNNNNNNNNTCACATTTAAATTTTGCACAGATCTGCAATTTCGTTACATTGCGTTTTTGCATGTTACAGTAATTCATGAATGTCCAAGCTGATGTCAAATCTTTGTCAAATGTGTTTGATCTTACATGTTATAAGAtaactataggcctacatgtcttGTGATTGCGTTTATTTGGAAATGATTTCGTGTTTGGGTCGTGATTTACCAGTTTACACTTTATTACGCTGTAGATTTAAGGTTTTTCCACACCAGAGTAACCAGTTGAAAGTGAAACAATTCTCCTGCAGAAAAACTGTACTCTGAGATGACATATGGTTTACTGACCACTCGCTACTCTTCGGGGTGGCCGCAGCTGTCCAATGTGATTTTGCgtcatgagtgtgagtgacacCAAACCACTAGGAGCGATGCGGAGAAGTGTCCCGGGTCTCCGCTCAAATGAATATCAATCATGCCTGTAGGCAAGTCGCACCTCCCCTTTGGGTGTCCGTAGACCTGTGATTGGTTCGTCGGGGACCAACCTGCGAGTGCCGGCGAAAGCTGTTGTATCAATGTCCATTCACTGACCAAGGGTGTCAGCAGGGACAACAATACGATGCTGAATAACTAATGACCGCTCTCCTTTCCTTTGGTCCTGAATAGCCACAGCTAGTATTCTGAAAGTGGCTTTGGACGTGACCAGCAGCCTACCGTAGTAAAGGCTGCACAAGGGGTCCTGAAGAAAACAAAAGTAGAAATGTTCTCCTAAGTTTATAGCGTGATATATTTTTTCGAAAGAGAAGAGAACGCAGGAGAGTTTGCTAAATCATTTGGAGTTTCTcttcattattgttattttgtgtTTACGTGCACGAGCGCAAGGAGGACACCTGCAAAGTCAAGACTGTCATTTCTCTGGGGAAAAAAGGAGTTAAAAGCGTTAAAATGAAGCCTCGGATTCTACTGATCTTACTATCCATCTATTCATGTAAGTATTTCTCATTTAGCCCGTTATTTCGTTTGGTAAATTGGGTTGTTTTAAACTTCTTCGGTGTAGTAGCTCACACTGGATCGGTAGTTTTACGCAGAGGATGTACAATAAGGTTTATATAGGATAGGCTACATTAAGAGTTGGCGTATATCGTATGCCCTAATACTTACACTGTGGAATTATCTTCTCATTTTCTCGTTTGCCAATTATACTGGTATACTAAAAGTTGTCGAAAAATTTCGCAGGAACTTGTCGTGATATTTATGTTTATAAGATCTAATTGAAGTTCCTTAgcctatatttgtattgtttgtatcAGAAGAATACTATTACCATTTCAATTACCATTTAATGTCCCTAGGTATGAAATCACAATGTATCTAGCCCATGATATTATTGGCATGATGCCAGAGGTAATTGTAGGTACGCTGATGTGTTATTAGAAATGAACATGTTGAGATCAtgttacagtttaataacacgAGCCATAAAGTTTTACGTCATGCGAAAACTAGAGTTTATTGTGACACTGTAGAGACTTTGTGGGCCTACTCTGTCTTTCAGTGCATCATTCTAATGTTTAGATGTTGGTGGAGAGCTTAAGATCGATGCTTTTAGGTAATGATTTGTTCAAGAaaccatttatttattgttcgCATACCATCATATTGACCTGAAACAGCTTGAATTATGCTTCTAATACGTTTTATTTCAGCATAAGGAAAAACACGACCACAGCATGACCACACAGTTCATAATGTATGTCTTGGCCAAGTTTGTATTGCTGATGACCCTCTAAAGTCTAAATATCTAATATTCAGGGTGATTGAAGAGAAGTGGAGAACAACAGTAACTCTCATGGAGGTTTAACTGGTTTCTGTTGAAGTAGATCTAAATAACGAGACAACAGTGCCCCTTCGAGAGACAACCAACATCGTTTGCTGATTGAGCCTATATTGCAATATGTCTTCTCTGTAACCTTTACAGCCATCCCTCATTTTAAGTAAACTAAACGACTCCGATTTAGAAAAACAAGGCCATGCTTTAGTATTGTCTGTTGTGGCTCACAGGGAACTACAAGTCTGATGAGACCTAATTAATTAAGCTATTAGTGTGTGCATATAAATAGGGCATTGTGAAAGGCGTTTCCTCACTCGCCTCCCAACAAGAACTTGAGAGTTGCGCGTGGGCATACTTAGCCATAATAAGCTACTTGAACGTTTTATTACGATGGTACGTGTCATTTTGCAAGAATATTGACATTTTAACAGTCCAATGTCTCAAACAAAACTTTTTATGAATAGAATTATGAAATGATAGTCTTATCCATTGTTATGAAATATTTCTAAGGTAGCCTATGCCAAAGTATCCAAACACATTAAATATGCATCAAAAGCTAGATATCTGAGCTTACCCCACTTACTCACTAATGAAAGATACAGGGCCTGAGAAATGGCATCAATTTACGTTTATTTTAGACCCCCGTTTTTTAGACCCCCGTTTATATAACACCAACTAAAAGCTTCTAAACTTTATGCATATGCCTCATTAAAAGGCATAAAACGTTCAGATTGGATTTAATCCTTTATCACCTGGTCAAAAATAACCATGAGATGATTAGACTGGCATAGTCTAAGTTTTACTTTAATAAACATTATCTTAAAATCAGTCTGTGAGCAGGTCCTGGGTGTACATATGGGCCTTGACTTGCAAATGAAATTCACATTCTCCCCTCctccaaaaataaaaataaaaatgaaagagCTAAACAGAAGGGAGTGGGCCTGGCACTGGCCTTCCCACCACAGCAGACCGGAGATGGCCTCTCAGACCAGGCTGAAGGGAGAAGCACTGGTGACCTTTTAGGGCAGTAAGGGGGGGAGCACATTGACCTTGTGGGGTATTAACCTTTAGGGTCCCCCTCCTGCTCACCACAGCAGTCcaaggaaagggagggaggggggagggacaacacaacaacaaaaaaagagtaCGGAGGAAACAATGGCCGGCgatgcacccccacccccttttgcTGACCTGACCCTCACACCCTCATCTCCATAACACTGCCCGTGCCTTTCTGGTAGGCTGGCCAGATTGAAACCTTATtaaggagactgtgtgtgtgtgagagaaattctgtgtgtgtgtgtgtgtgtgtgtgactgaagtgtgtgtcagGGTAATCCCCCCTGCAGCTGGTTGCCCATGaccgtgtccacacacacactgcccccccaGCAACATCTCCAGGTCCCGTCCCTCCACCCTGTCCACGCAGAGATAGGATACACCACTAAGTCTGACAAGACACCCCTCTGACTTAATCTAGCCAGGCATAAAAGGCCCAAGCAGGGATGGGTGGGCGATGTCTCTATCCCAGCCTGGCTTATGATGCGCTGGGGAAAGGAGTTCCCCTGCTGAAAGTACAATTATAGGGCCAAAGTGATGGCCTGGCCGCAGCATGAATCTGCTCAGCTTAATCCAGATGAAAGCGTTTGGTTGGCAGGGGAAATCCTGGGGTAAATTTAACCCACGGGCTCTTTGAGTGAAGCGGATAAGATGAGGTGTTATAACTCCTACCAGGAAGCATTGCCTTGGTTACGGTTCTGAAGATAATGGTGTAAAATCCCTTTCTAGAATAGTAGAATAGTAATATCCACATGATGAGTTACACTGATGCAACATAAGGTGTGTCACTCATAAAAGTTGAATGGCACATTCTTGTTGGAGGCGAGATTTCCCCAGATGAGACTGCTGACCAGTTCAGTCGATGTCTCATAACTGACAAGCAAACAGGTTGACTGACTGTGGGACATATCGTGAAACTGACCCTCAATGGCTTTCCCATAAAGTTAGCAATGACAATCTTGTCCTCCATTGCAAATCCTCCATATCATAGGACTCACTTGACCATGAACAAAGTGGAGTCCCACAGACTTGAGGGAAAAAGCTGTCTCTGGCAGGAAATGTCTCTGGCAGCATAAGTGCCAGAGAGCTTATTGATTTTAAAGGGttcgttttttatttattagcAAATATTCTTTATTAAACCAAGTATTTTACAGTCCAGAGAGACGCCTGAGGGGGTTGTTTATATGAaaagaacagtttcttcccgaggTCCTCCCCAATGGATTTAAACTTGATATTATGGCCGTTCAATAGTAAACACCGAAATTATTGCCTTGAATCCATACCATGCCTAATTCCGTTATGAAGCAGCTTGCTGCAAAGCAATAAAGGACACATTCAGTGATGTTGGTTTGAAGGAATGCCAGCTGGTCACCAAGCAGCAGCCATAAGTCTTGAATGACACTCAGCAAGTGGCTACAGTGGACAGTGATGCACAGTGACATTCAAAATCAGTGTGCATGTATCAAGCCCACCTGAAATATCacagtttgtgtgggtgtttatcgATGCTACCCAGGAGAGCTTGTGATTGATCGCACGGAGCTGTTTACTCAATCCCAACTCAATGTGCTCCCATGTCTGCCCCATGGCTCAAAGCATCCgttattttaattaaaacaaaaacccCGGTTCCCATGGTGATTAAACCTTTATGGTAACCTTTATGGCCGACGCTCCTTTATATCATCACAGAGCACAAATCCTATATGTGGGTAAATAATGGAAACCCCAAAGTTCTATGATCACTAACAGTCAGTCATTTGATGTTCTGCAGACACTAGAGGAAATGTCCACTTGGGAGCTATGCTTGGTAATTATGCCACACACTAGAAGTCATTTAGCAGCAATCTAACAGCACCAGCTAAATTAGCATGCTATAACTTGCTATAACAAGTATTAATGGTGCTGTGTATATTACACTGTTGCCATTCAAATAAACTAATAAAACAAACTATGGACAGGACTAATACACTGGGGGCCCACATTTCAACTTTTCACTGGTGCCAGTGGTTTCCATATAATTCAGTGGCTTTGGTTTTCTTCCCTTCAGTATATTTGGCAACTTAGTCAAAGCTTCTTGTGAGGAGGGCCAAGTCATACTTGGCTCATCACAATCTAATGAAACATTGGGGGTTCCCTTCTGCCATGTTTTCATTCAGCTTTTTGAACATCACAAAGGTCCTTGCAATAAGGAATATGATGACATTACACAGAGGACCACTTGTTTTTCAATACTTTTTTCTACAGTCATAAATGGCTGGCTGAAAGTTTAGTGGTCCACTTATGGGACTTTTGTGGTCCACATAAGATGTTGTGGCTCATAATGTGATTGCATTAATGGAATCCTGTGCCCCCCCAGTTACTCTTCTTCCTTGTAATTAAAGACTAAAGGGGAAGCCATGTGGTGTCCTCCCCCCTGCAATTGGGGATTATTGCATATTGATCCGACCACAGGTTTGGCACACCCTATAAAACCTGGTTGTTTGACCATCAGAAACAATCTAATCAAACAAATGCAGATGGTCACTTCTGCTAAGGACCAAGAGGCTTTTATGGCTGATAGCAATCTGACCAGTAGTGGTCAATAGTTTAATTCCAAAAAAGGCTGAAATACATTGTATGATTAGATTTAATAAATTACCTAATAAAAAACATCGTCGCGTATCTTGCAATGATCATTTGCGGTATTTAATTAGCGTAGGCCACTAACGTCAGTCCGCAAAAGGCTGACAAAAACTAAAAGGAAGTGATAGCCTAATTAAGCCTCATTAAAAACATAGCCTGAGTCACAGAGGTGGCACGCGTTTGTTTCTCAGTCGGAAACGGTAGCATGTTTACACGACTTTGAACTTGGCATATGCCCACTAATGACAATCAATTGTTAAACAAAAGACTTTTGGCTCCCCCGCAGCATCTAAGCGCGGTAAGAGGCGGCAGTTGTGGGGAGGGTGAGTTTAACTCCCATTACGGAGACAAAAGGCGCAGCCGCGGGGCACTGAGATTCACACCCGCCCAGAGAGTCCTGTTTTCGCATTCAGCTCTTTTCAGTCCCTCCCCCAAAGTTCACAGTCTCTCATTGTCGAGCAGGAACGTTGTAATGGATATTATAATAGGGAAGAGGGATACAAcgaaatattttttttagacGTCTATGCATCTAAAACGTTAACAAAATAAtcgtttacatttattttacacCCATTATACGaattaaaaagtaaaaatgtgTAACTGTTGGACAGGCTGTGACCTGAGGGTTCCATTTGGCAAGGAC
The sequence above is drawn from the Clupea harengus chromosome 19, Ch_v2.0.2, whole genome shotgun sequence genome and encodes:
- the gatad2b gene encoding transcriptional repressor p66-beta isoform X2, giving the protein MIKALREELRLEEARLVLLKKLRQSQMQKENVVQKVPVVQNAPSSVQPSPMHSPQGLGKMPVRPGLHTTEPQNLRTAQGHTVIRSATNANLPPMMMSQRVIAPNPAQLQGQRLPSKPGMGRPSTGGMGNAVSYQQATSQQMAASQRSASSSAIYMNLAHMQAAGAAGVAGVGVGGVGGVGAVSPSSMPSANSVASMQDQASSQAAAKLALRKQLEKTLLEIPPPKPPAPLLHFLPSAANSEFIYMVGLEEVVQSVIDSQHHGKMRGSLSNTEPFHCAQCKTDFTPHWKQEKGGRILCEQCMTSNQKKALKAEHTNRLKNAFVKALQQEQEIEQRLQKQAALSPSTAQTVSSVSKAETMIRHHALRQVTPQHQLHKSLALGSLKTLEVLHRSMLAPQPQAAALQRSLSSSARGVLSNFAQASQLQVASGLLGMAGKHCGGGGGGGGGGSSRSQHDSHRQIYNIPGLNIAYLNPGAVGGHKGSSLADRQREYLLDMIPPRSISQSITGQK
- the gatad2b gene encoding transcriptional repressor p66-beta isoform X1, producing MIKALREELRLEEARLVLLKKLRQSQMQKENVVQKVPVVQNAPSSVQPSPMHSPQGLGKMPVRPGLHTTEPQNLRTAQGHTVIRSATNANLPPMMMSQRVIAPNPAQLQGQRLPSKPGMGRPSTGGMGNAVSYQQHSSARMNFWVKSAGLEHGWSRDKATSQQMAASQRSASSSAIYMNLAHMQAAGAAGVAGVGVGGVGGVGAVSPSSMPSANSVASMQDQASSQAAAKLALRKQLEKTLLEIPPPKPPAPLLHFLPSAANSEFIYMVGLEEVVQSVIDSQHHGKMRGSLSNTEPFHCAQCKTDFTPHWKQEKGGRILCEQCMTSNQKKALKAEHTNRLKNAFVKALQQEQEIEQRLQKQAALSPSTAQTVSSVSKAETMIRHHALRQVTPQHQLHKSLALGSLKTLEVLHRSMLAPQPQAAALQRSLSSSARGVLSNFAQASQLQVASGLLGMAGKHCGGGGGGGGGGSSRSQHDSHRQIYNIPGLNIAYLNPGAVGGHKGSSLADRQREYLLDMIPPRSISQSITGQK
- the gatad2b gene encoding transcriptional repressor p66-beta isoform X3 — its product is MIKALREELRLEEARLVLLKKLRQSQMQKENVVQKVPVVQNAPSSVQPSPMHSPQGLGKMPVRPGLHTTEPQNLRTAQGHTVIRSATNANLPPMMMSQRVIAPNPAQLQGQRLPSKPGMGRPSTGGMGNAVSYQQQHSSARMNFWVKSAGLEHGWSRDKATSQQMAASQRSASSSAIYMNLAHMQAAGAAGVAGVGVGGVGGVGAVSPSSMPSANSVASMQDQASSQAAAKLALRKQLEKTLLEIPPPKPPAPLLHFLPSAANSEFIYMVGLEEVVQSVIDSQHHGKMRGSLSNTEPFHCAQCKTDFTPHWKQEKGGRILCEQCMTSNQKKALKAEHTNRLKNAFVKALQQEQEIEQRLQKQAALSPSTAQTVSSVSKAETMIRHHALRQAPQPQAAALQRSLSSSARGVLSNFAQASQLQVASGLLGMAGKHCGGGGGGGGGGSSRSQHDSHRQIYNIPGLNIAYLNPGAVGGHKGSSLADRQREYLLDMIPPRSISQSITGQK